The following is a genomic window from Gammaproteobacteria bacterium CG11_big_fil_rev_8_21_14_0_20_46_22.
TGGTTCGGCCATTGCTTCAAGTTCTTTAGCCACGGAGTGGCTGAAAGGCAAAACTCTGGATGAAGCCACGCAAATTAAAAATAGCGATATTGCCGAAGAATTGGCTTTGCCGCCGGTAAAAATTCACTGTTCAATTTTGGCCGAAGATGCCATCAAAGCGGCGATTGCGGATTACGAAAAAAAACACGCGGAAAAATAAATGAGTGAAAGCTTAGCGATCACAGAAAAAGCGGCTCAACGTATTATCGATTGCATGAAAGCACGCGGAAAGGGTCTTGGCATTCGGGTTAAAATCCGCACCACAGGCTGTACGGGTTTGGCGTATGTGATTGAATATGCCGATGAGCGAAACGAACATGATCATGAGTTTACCGAACATGGCGCGCATGTGTTTATCGATCCGAAAGCCATGCCGATCGTGCAGGGTGCGACCTTGGATTATATTCGTCGTGGTTTGAATGAAGGTTTTGAGTTTATCAATCCGAATGAGAAAAATCGCTGTGGATGCGGTGAGAGTTTTACGGTTTAACGATGTCCTTGCTAGAGAAAGATTATTTCAATTTATTTGATCTGCCGATGGGCTTGGATATCAATGTCGATGAGCTTGAAGCGCGCTATAAAAAGCTGCAGCGCTTAGTGCACCCGGATCGTTTCAGTGCAAAAGCTGAGTGTGAAAAACGCTTAGCCCTTCAAACGTCGTCTTACGCCAACCAAGCCTATCAAACGCTTAAAAACCCTTTGTCACGTGCGGTGTATTTATTAAAGTTGCATGGTGTGAGTTTAAATCTTGAGAACAATGCCGCGATGTCGCCCGAATTTCTCATGCAGCAAATACAGTGGCGTGAGCGTTTATTATCAGGAGACGAAGGGGTGAAAACAGAGATTCACAGTGCGTTTAATGACGCCTGGGCCTGCCTAAAGACTGCGATTCTTGAGAAAGACGATGAGCGTGCCGCGCAATGTGTGGCCGAGTTAAGCTTTATTCAAAAGGTGTTAGACGCATAATGGCATTATTACAAATCACAGAGCCAGGTGGTAAAAGCGCGCCGCACGAGCGAAAGTTTGCAGTGGGTATTGAT
Proteins encoded in this region:
- a CDS encoding Fe-S cluster assembly scaffold IscU, producing MAYSKKVIDHYENPRNVGSFDGADDGDVGTGMVGAPACGDVMKLQIKVENGKIVDTRFKTYGCGSAIASSSLATEWLKGKTLDEATQIKNSDIAEELALPPVKIHCSILAEDAIKAAIADYEKKHAEK
- the hscB gene encoding Fe-S protein assembly co-chaperone HscB; this encodes MSLLEKDYFNLFDLPMGLDINVDELEARYKKLQRLVHPDRFSAKAECEKRLALQTSSYANQAYQTLKNPLSRAVYLLKLHGVSLNLENNAAMSPEFLMQQIQWRERLLSGDEGVKTEIHSAFNDAWACLKTAILEKDDERAAQCVAELSFIQKVLDA
- the iscA gene encoding iron-sulfur cluster assembly protein IscA (forms iron-sulfur clusters of ferredoxin [2FE-2S]; binds iron in the presence of the thioredoxin reductase system; forms homodimers and tetramers; similar to SufA protein); the protein is MSESLAITEKAAQRIIDCMKARGKGLGIRVKIRTTGCTGLAYVIEYADERNEHDHEFTEHGAHVFIDPKAMPIVQGATLDYIRRGLNEGFEFINPNEKNRCGCGESFTV